One Bacteroidota bacterium DNA segment encodes these proteins:
- a CDS encoding PfkB family carbohydrate kinase, with amino-acid sequence MSLLVVGSLALDTIETPFGKAEDVLGGSAVYISVSASYFVEPVRLVGVVGSDFPKSAIEFLENKNIDLEGLQKIDAGKTFRWGGKYHYDLNVRDTLYTHLNVFEHFKPVIPESYKKSSYVCLGNIDPVLQQCVIEQIQNPRLVIGDTMNFWINGKRKELLKAIELMNVLVLNDSEARLLSNEPNLIRAAKIIMKMGPRIVIIKKGEHGALLITEKTIFSAPAYPLENINDPTGAGDAFAGGFIGWIAKTDDLSEENLKRAVVYGSTLASFCVEKFSIERIKDLNHLEIKDRFLEFRALSHFEEDSL; translated from the coding sequence TTGAGTTTACTCGTAGTCGGTTCATTAGCCCTCGATACAATCGAAACGCCGTTCGGAAAAGCTGAAGATGTTCTCGGCGGTTCGGCAGTTTATATCTCGGTATCAGCAAGCTATTTTGTTGAACCTGTCAGGTTAGTTGGTGTTGTTGGCAGCGACTTCCCAAAATCAGCGATCGAATTTTTAGAAAACAAAAATATCGATTTGGAAGGATTGCAAAAAATCGATGCCGGAAAAACTTTTCGTTGGGGTGGAAAGTATCATTACGATTTAAATGTTCGGGACACTCTTTATACCCATCTGAACGTATTCGAACATTTTAAACCGGTCATTCCTGAGTCTTATAAAAAAAGTTCGTATGTTTGTCTCGGAAATATCGACCCTGTACTTCAGCAATGTGTAATTGAACAAATTCAAAATCCGCGGCTCGTTATTGGTGATACTATGAATTTCTGGATAAACGGCAAGCGTAAAGAATTACTAAAAGCAATTGAATTGATGAACGTCCTCGTACTAAACGATTCCGAAGCCCGTTTACTTTCAAACGAGCCTAATCTTATCAGGGCAGCGAAAATTATTATGAAGATGGGTCCCCGAATCGTGATTATTAAAAAAGGGGAACACGGCGCCCTGCTAATTACCGAAAAAACAATTTTTTCAGCTCCAGCTTATCCGCTTGAAAATATAAACGATCCAACAGGAGCAGGGGATGCTTTTGCAGGTGGATTTATCGGATGGATTGCAAAAACAGACGACCTGTCTGAAGAAAATTTAAAACGTGCAGTAGTATATGGCAGCACTTTAGCCTCTTTCTGCGTTGAAAAGTTCAGCATCGAACGAATCAAAGATTTAAACCATCTCGAAATCAAAGATCGGTTTTTAGAGTTCCGTGCTCTCTCGCATTTTGAAGAAGATAGCTTATGA